The genomic DNA CTACCTGAATCTTGGCACCGCTTATTTTGAGCAAGGCGAACACCAAGCGGCACTGCAAATGTTCCAACGCGCCACGGAACTGGAACCGGAAGACGCTCGCCCCTGGGCAAACCTGGGGTATTCATTGCAGACCGAAGGAGAGCCCGATCGCGCGATCGAGGCCTTGCGCCGCGCGATCCAGATCAAACCCGGCTACCTTCGACCGCATCGAGAGCTTGCCGTCCTATTGCAACGCAAACAGCAATGGCCAGCCGCCCGCGAACATTTTGAACGGGCACTGGAAATCAACGCGTCCGATCCGCAAACCTTAAACGACTACGCCATCGGATTGGCCGCCAACGGTGATCCGGTGGCGGGTGAAGCGATGTTGCGCCGCTGCATCGATTACGACCCGAATCGTCCAAAATCCCATTTCAATCTGGCGATGCTGATCCTCCGCCGACAAGGGGCAAACGACGATGCGCGGGCTCACCTGCGCTGGGCCCTCAGCTTGGATCCGAATCTTCAACAGGCACGCCAAATCTTGCAGCAACTGCAATCACTCGAGCCCTCCTCATGAAACGAACCACATCACATCGCCGCAGCGCGTTGACCGCAAGTTCTGGCAAGCAGCCAGCCTCGGAAACGAGGAAGGTCCGCGCCTCGAAAAGCGATCCACCCCGCGGTGTTTCGTTTTCGATGAGAACATGTATCGCCCTGACCGCCGCGGCGGTGGTGCTTGCGTTTGCCAACAGTTTTTATGGCGTCTTCCTTTTTGACGATCAACCGAACATCCACGAGAACATGTCGCTGCGATCGCTGCAGGCGACGTGGGAGGCCAGCGGAACCGACGTCCCATCCGGGCTTTGGAATCGTCCCGTCGGGCGATGGTCGCTGGCGGTCAATTATTGGATCAGCGGACTGGAGCCGTGGAGCTACCATGCTGTCAATCTTGCGATCCATCTGGTCGCCTCGCTGATCCTGTTGGATCTGCTGCGACGGACGATGCATCTGCGTGGCACGCCCCTTTGGATCCGCGAGCATGCCAATCCGATCGCGCTGGTCGTGACGCTTGTCTGGGCCGTCCATCCGCTGCAGACCGAAAGCGTCACCTATATCGTCCAGCGACTCGAATCGTTGATGGGCATGTTTTATCTAGCGACGATCTATTGCCTGTTGCGAGGCGCTCGATCTCGCCGACACTGGTGGTGGTATGCTGCAGCAGTGGCCAGTTGCTGGCTCGGTGCTTTTACCAAAGAGGTGATGGTTACCGCGCCGGTGGTCGCATTGTTATACGACCGGATTTTCTTAAGCCGATCGTGGCTTACCGTATTGCGGCGACGCGGCTGGGTTCACGCGATGACGCTGCCGTCGTCGATCTATCTCGTCTGGGCCGCCCGGCGGTTGCCGCTGTTGCCACGCCCCGCGTCGCGGCCTTCGATCCCCAGTCCTTTCAGCGACTATACCGATCCGTGGAATTACCTGCTGTCGCAGCCGGGTGTGCTGCTGCATTACCTGCAGTTGACCTTCTGGCCGCGCGGCCAGTGCCTCGATTACATGTGGCCGGTCGCCGATAGTTGGCCCGAAATCGTGCTGCCCGGACTGGTGATCATCGTCCTATTAACCGCATCGTTTGTCGCGCTGTGGCGCTGGCCACGGTTGGGCTTCGTCGGCTTGGCCTCGTTCCTCGTCTTGGCACCCACGTCGACAATCATCCCGCTGCGACTGGCCTTTGAGCACCGGATGTATCTTTCGTTGGCGGGCGTGTCGCTGTTGACAGTGCTAGCCGCTGGGTGGGCGATTCGCCGCTCTATCGACGATCCCACGCAGCAGCGACGTGTGGCGATCGGACTCTCGACGATTGTCCTACTCTCGCTGATCGTCACAACGCATCTCCGAAACACTGTCTACTACAGTCGCTTGGCAATGTTTCAAGACAACGTCGCCAAGGCGCCTGAAAACATCTTCGCCTACATGAATCTGGGCGACTATTACCTGGAAGTCGACGACCCGGCGAGTGCATTGCCCCTGTTCCAAGTGACGACCAAGATCAAGCCTGAAGATGCGCGAACCTGGACCTGCGTCGGTTGCGCGTTGAAGGAATTGGGCAAGCTCGACCAAGCGGCGGCGATGCTGAAGCGAGCTGTCGAATTGAACCCCGATTATTCCCAGGCCAACCACCACTACGCCGTCGCGTTGGAGCAATTGGACGATTGGCCCGCGGCGGTGGAGCACTTTGAAAAGGCGATCGCCCAGGATCCAGGGAACGCCACGATTCATAACGATGTCGCCGTCGCGTTGGGTTCGCGTGGCCTGTTCGCCGATGCGGAAGGCTATCTGCGGCAGGCGCTTCTGCTGAACCCCGAACATGGCGAGGCGCATACGAATCTGGGAAGCATGATCATGAGCCAAGGGGGCTCGCCGCGGGAAGCGGAGTTCCATTTCCGCGAGGCAGTGCGACTGCAACCCGACAGTCGCGAGGCGGCT from Rosistilla carotiformis includes the following:
- a CDS encoding tetratricopeptide repeat protein is translated as MKRTTSHRRSALTASSGKQPASETRKVRASKSDPPRGVSFSMRTCIALTAAAVVLAFANSFYGVFLFDDQPNIHENMSLRSLQATWEASGTDVPSGLWNRPVGRWSLAVNYWISGLEPWSYHAVNLAIHLVASLILLDLLRRTMHLRGTPLWIREHANPIALVVTLVWAVHPLQTESVTYIVQRLESLMGMFYLATIYCLLRGARSRRHWWWYAAAVASCWLGAFTKEVMVTAPVVALLYDRIFLSRSWLTVLRRRGWVHAMTLPSSIYLVWAARRLPLLPRPASRPSIPSPFSDYTDPWNYLLSQPGVLLHYLQLTFWPRGQCLDYMWPVADSWPEIVLPGLVIIVLLTASFVALWRWPRLGFVGLASFLVLAPTSTIIPLRLAFEHRMYLSLAGVSLLTVLAAGWAIRRSIDDPTQQRRVAIGLSTIVLLSLIVTTHLRNTVYYSRLAMFQDNVAKAPENIFAYMNLGDYYLEVDDPASALPLFQVTTKIKPEDARTWTCVGCALKELGKLDQAAAMLKRAVELNPDYSQANHHYAVALEQLDDWPAAVEHFEKAIAQDPGNATIHNDVAVALGSRGLFADAEGYLRQALLLNPEHGEAHTNLGSMIMSQGGSPREAEFHFREAVRLQPDSREAALNLQRVQQLAAPAAVGDRKQKG